From the Atribacteraceae bacterium genome, one window contains:
- a CDS encoding hotdog domain-containing protein, giving the protein MKVIHSIRVGLTGEMSVIVNEDNIASRFDPDMAPVFSTPMLVSLMDNAAHHAVKNHLPEDHESVGTRIIISHIAATPQGMKVTARATLVEIYRNKLIFEAEAFDEVEKIGEGRLERFIIKRDRFFQKLQRKSELIQS; this is encoded by the coding sequence ATGAAAGTTATCCATTCCATACGCGTCGGTCTTACCGGAGAAATGAGCGTTATCGTAAACGAGGACAATATCGCCAGCCGATTCGATCCCGATATGGCTCCCGTGTTTTCTACGCCAATGCTGGTTTCCTTGATGGATAACGCCGCTCATCATGCCGTGAAGAATCATCTTCCGGAGGATCATGAAAGCGTTGGAACCCGAATCATTATTTCTCATATCGCGGCGACTCCCCAAGGCATGAAAGTAACCGCCCGAGCTACTTTGGTGGAGATTTACCGGAATAAACTGATATTTGAAGCGGAAGCGTTCGATGAAGTCGAAAAAATCGGAGAGGGACGATTGGAGCGCTTTATAATCAAACGAGACCGCTTTTTCCAAAAATTACAGAGAAAGTCAGAACTGATTCAGTCCTGA